A genomic region of Pseudomonas sp. RSB 5.4 contains the following coding sequences:
- a CDS encoding HlyD family secretion protein, which produces MPAQLKRRLFIFLLLVLLIAGGFFAHWFFKGRFYESTDNAYVQGEITRVSSQLSARIDEVLVQDNQHVEKGQLLVRLEPADFRLAVDRANAALATREAERLQAQSKLTQQASLIASSDAQVAASQATLGRSQVDLSRAETLRKPGYVSEERVTTLSADAHIARSQVAKAQADAQSQRQQVNALTAEIKRLDAQIANARADLAQAELNLTRSEIHAPISGLVGQRAARNGQVVQAGAYLLSIVPDEDIWVQANFKETQIGRMLPGQKAELTFDAYSDTPIEARVDSLFAASGAQFSLLPPDNATGNFTKVVQRIPVKLTFKADNPLHGKIRPGMSVTATVNIKDAPDNGR; this is translated from the coding sequence ATGCCTGCCCAACTCAAGCGTCGCCTGTTTATTTTCCTGCTGCTGGTTCTGTTGATTGCCGGGGGCTTCTTCGCCCATTGGTTTTTCAAGGGCCGGTTTTACGAAAGCACTGATAACGCCTATGTCCAGGGCGAGATCACCCGCGTTTCCAGCCAATTGAGCGCACGCATCGACGAAGTGCTGGTGCAGGACAACCAGCATGTGGAAAAGGGCCAGTTGCTGGTGCGCCTTGAACCCGCTGATTTCCGCCTGGCCGTCGATCGCGCCAATGCCGCCCTCGCCACTCGCGAAGCTGAGCGTTTGCAGGCACAGAGCAAATTGACTCAGCAGGCCAGTCTGATCGCCTCCAGTGACGCACAAGTCGCCGCATCGCAGGCCACGCTGGGCCGCTCGCAGGTCGACTTGTCGCGCGCCGAAACCCTGCGCAAACCCGGTTACGTTTCCGAGGAGCGGGTGACCACCCTTTCCGCTGACGCCCATATCGCCCGCTCGCAAGTGGCCAAGGCCCAGGCCGATGCACAGAGCCAGCGCCAGCAGGTCAACGCACTCACCGCCGAGATCAAACGCCTCGACGCGCAGATCGCCAACGCCCGCGCCGATCTGGCGCAAGCCGAACTCAACCTGACCCGCAGCGAAATCCACGCGCCGATCAGCGGCCTGGTCGGCCAGCGTGCCGCACGCAATGGCCAAGTGGTGCAGGCTGGCGCGTATCTGCTGTCGATCGTCCCCGATGAAGACATCTGGGTGCAGGCCAACTTCAAGGAAACTCAGATCGGCCGCATGCTCCCCGGACAAAAAGCCGAGCTGACCTTCGACGCCTACAGCGATACGCCGATCGAAGCACGGGTCGACAGCCTGTTCGCCGCCTCCGGTGCGCAGTTCAGCCTGCTGCCGCCGGACAACGCCACCGGCAACTTCACCAAAGTCGTGCAGCGGATTCCGGTGAAACTGACGTTCAAGGCCGACAACCCGCTGCACGGCAAAATCCGCCCGGGCATGTCGGTCACCGCCACCGTGAATATCAAAGACGCCCCAGACAATGGCCGGTGA
- the gltX gene encoding glutamate--tRNA ligase, with product MTTVRTRIAPSPTGDPHVGTAYIALFNYCFAKQHGGEFILRIEDTDQLRSTRESEQQIFDALRWLGIDWSEGPDVGGPHGPYRQSERGDIYQKYCQQLVDMGHAFPCFCTAEELDQMRAEQMARGETPRYDGRALLLSKEEVAVRLAAGEPHVIRMKVPTEGVCVVPDMLRGDVEIPWDRMDMQVLMKTDGLPTYFLANVVDDHLMGITHVLRGEEWLPSAPKLILLYEYFGWEQPELCYMPLLRNPDKSKLSKRKNPTSVTFYERMGFMPEAMLNYLGRMGWSMPDEREKFSLQEMVDNFDLKRVSLGGPIFDIEKLSWLNGQWLRDLPVEEFAARVQKWAFNSEYMMKIAPLVQGRVETFSQVAPLGGFFFAGGVNPDAKLFESKKLSGDQVRQLMQLILWKLESLRQWEKDNITATIQAVVESLELKLRDAMPLMFAAITGQASSVSVLDAMEILGPDLTRFRLRQAIDLLGGVSKKENKEWEKLLGAIA from the coding sequence ATGACCACCGTCCGCACTCGCATCGCGCCATCGCCTACCGGGGACCCCCACGTAGGTACCGCTTACATCGCATTGTTCAACTACTGCTTTGCCAAGCAGCATGGCGGTGAGTTCATCCTGCGCATCGAAGACACCGACCAGTTGCGTTCGACCCGCGAGTCCGAACAGCAGATCTTCGACGCCCTGCGCTGGCTGGGTATCGACTGGAGCGAAGGCCCGGACGTCGGCGGCCCGCACGGTCCGTACCGGCAGAGTGAGCGTGGCGATATTTATCAGAAGTATTGCCAGCAACTGGTCGACATGGGCCATGCGTTCCCGTGCTTCTGCACCGCTGAAGAACTGGACCAGATGCGTGCCGAGCAAATGGCGCGCGGCGAAACCCCGCGTTACGACGGCCGCGCGCTGCTGCTGTCGAAGGAAGAAGTCGCGGTCCGTCTGGCGGCTGGCGAACCGCACGTGATCCGCATGAAAGTGCCGACCGAAGGCGTCTGCGTGGTGCCGGACATGTTGCGCGGTGATGTCGAGATCCCGTGGGATCGCATGGACATGCAAGTGCTGATGAAGACCGACGGCCTGCCGACGTACTTCCTCGCCAACGTGGTCGACGACCACCTGATGGGTATCACCCACGTGCTGCGCGGTGAAGAATGGCTGCCGTCGGCGCCGAAATTGATTCTGCTGTACGAATACTTCGGCTGGGAACAACCGGAGCTGTGCTACATGCCGCTGCTGCGTAACCCGGACAAGAGCAAGCTGTCCAAGCGCAAGAACCCGACCTCGGTGACGTTCTACGAGCGCATGGGCTTCATGCCGGAAGCGATGCTCAACTACCTCGGTCGCATGGGCTGGTCGATGCCGGACGAGCGCGAGAAGTTCTCGCTGCAGGAAATGGTCGACAATTTCGACCTCAAGCGCGTGTCGCTCGGCGGGCCGATCTTCGACATCGAGAAACTGTCGTGGCTCAACGGTCAGTGGCTGCGTGACCTGCCGGTGGAAGAGTTCGCCGCACGCGTGCAGAAGTGGGCGTTCAACTCCGAATACATGATGAAGATCGCACCGCTGGTGCAGGGTCGCGTGGAAACCTTCAGCCAGGTTGCACCGCTGGGCGGCTTCTTCTTTGCCGGTGGCGTGAACCCGGATGCCAAGCTGTTCGAGTCGAAAAAGCTCTCGGGTGACCAGGTGCGTCAGCTGATGCAACTGATCCTGTGGAAGCTGGAAAGCCTGCGGCAGTGGGAGAAGGACAACATCACCGCAACGATTCAGGCAGTGGTCGAATCCCTCGAGCTGAAATTGCGTGACGCGATGCCGCTGATGTTTGCCGCGATCACCGGGCAGGCCAGTTCGGTGTCGGTGCTCGATGCAATGGAAATCCTCGGCCCGGACCTGACCCGTTTCCGTCTGCGCCAGGCGATCGACCTGCTGGGCGGTGTGTCGAAGAAAGAAAACAAAGAGTGGGAAAAGCTGCTGGGCGCGATTGCCTGA
- the uvrB gene encoding excinuclease ABC subunit UvrB: MSEFQLVTRFEPAGDQPEAIRQLVEGIEAGLAHQTLLGVTGSGKTFSIANVISQVQRPTLVLAPNKTLAAQLYGEFKAFFPNNAVEYFVSYYDYYQPEAYVPSSDTFIEKDASINDHIEQMRLSATKALLERKDAIIVTTVSCIYGLGSPETYLKMVLHVDRGDKLDQRALLRRLADLQYTRNDMDFARATFRVRGDVIDIYPAESDLEAIRIELFDDEVESISAFDPLTGEVIRKMPRFTFYPKSHYVTPRETLLDAIEHIKVELQERLEYLRSNNKLVEAQRLEQRTRFDLEMILELGYCNGIENYSRYLSGRPAGAAPPTLYDYLPADALLVIDESHVSVPQVGAMYKGDRSRKETLVEYGFRLPSALDNRPMRFDEWEGVSPQTIFVSATPGNYEAEHAGRVVEQVVRPTGLVDPQVEVRPALTQVDDLLSEITKRVAVEERVLVTTLTKRMAEDLTDYLADHGVRVRYLHSDIDTVERVEIIRDLRLGTFDVLVGINLLREGLDMPEVSLVAILDADKEGFLRSERSLIQTIGRAARNLNGRAILYADRITGSMERAIGETERRRDKQIAFNLENGITPKGVFKDVADIMEGATVPGSRSKKRKGMAKAAEESAKYEAELRSPSEITKRIRALEEKMYQLARDLEFEAAAQMRDEIAKLRERLLAV, from the coding sequence ATGTCCGAATTCCAGCTAGTCACCCGCTTCGAGCCCGCCGGCGATCAGCCTGAAGCCATCCGCCAATTGGTGGAGGGCATCGAGGCCGGGCTGGCGCACCAGACGCTGCTCGGTGTGACCGGCTCGGGCAAGACCTTCAGCATCGCCAATGTCATCTCGCAGGTACAGCGCCCGACGCTGGTGCTGGCGCCGAACAAGACCCTCGCCGCGCAGCTGTATGGCGAGTTCAAGGCGTTCTTCCCGAACAACGCGGTCGAGTATTTCGTTTCCTACTACGACTACTACCAGCCAGAAGCCTATGTGCCGTCGTCCGACACCTTCATCGAGAAGGACGCGTCGATCAACGACCACATCGAGCAGATGCGTCTGTCCGCGACCAAAGCGTTGCTCGAGCGCAAGGACGCGATCATCGTCACCACGGTGTCGTGCATTTACGGTCTGGGTAGCCCGGAAACCTATTTGAAGATGGTGCTGCACGTCGATCGCGGCGACAAACTCGATCAGCGCGCCTTGCTGCGGCGTCTGGCCGACCTGCAATACACCCGCAACGACATGGATTTTGCCCGGGCGACGTTCCGGGTGCGCGGCGATGTGATCGACATCTATCCGGCGGAATCCGATCTGGAAGCGATCCGCATCGAGCTGTTCGATGACGAGGTCGAGAGCATTTCCGCGTTCGACCCGCTGACCGGCGAAGTCATCCGCAAGATGCCGCGCTTCACCTTCTACCCGAAGAGTCACTACGTGACGCCGCGCGAGACCCTGCTCGACGCCATCGAGCACATCAAAGTCGAGTTGCAGGAGCGCCTCGAATACCTGCGCAGCAACAACAAACTGGTCGAGGCCCAGCGCCTCGAACAGCGCACCCGTTTCGACCTGGAAATGATCCTCGAACTGGGTTACTGCAACGGCATCGAAAACTACTCGCGCTACCTGTCCGGGCGCCCGGCCGGTGCCGCGCCGCCGACGCTGTATGACTATCTGCCGGCCGACGCCTTGCTGGTGATCGACGAATCCCACGTCAGCGTGCCGCAAGTCGGCGCGATGTATAAGGGTGACCGTTCGCGTAAGGAAACCCTGGTCGAATACGGCTTCCGCTTGCCTTCGGCACTGGACAACCGGCCGATGCGTTTTGACGAGTGGGAAGGGGTGAGCCCGCAGACGATTTTCGTCTCGGCGACCCCGGGCAATTACGAGGCCGAGCATGCCGGGCGCGTGGTCGAGCAAGTGGTGCGTCCGACCGGTCTGGTCGACCCGCAGGTTGAAGTGCGTCCGGCGCTGACTCAGGTTGATGACCTGCTCTCGGAAATCACCAAACGCGTGGCGGTCGAAGAGCGGGTGCTGGTCACCACGCTGACCAAGCGCATGGCCGAAGACCTCACCGATTACCTCGCCGACCACGGTGTGCGCGTGCGTTATCTGCACTCGGACATCGACACGGTCGAGCGGGTCGAGATCATTCGCGACCTGCGTCTGGGCACCTTCGATGTGTTGGTGGGGATCAACCTGCTGCGTGAAGGTCTGGACATGCCGGAAGTGTCGCTGGTGGCGATTCTCGACGCGGATAAGGAAGGCTTCCTGCGTTCCGAGCGCTCGCTGATCCAGACCATCGGCCGGGCGGCGCGGAACCTCAATGGCCGGGCGATTCTCTACGCCGATCGCATCACTGGCTCGATGGAGCGAGCGATTGGCGAGACCGAGCGTCGTCGCGATAAGCAGATCGCCTTCAACCTGGAAAACGGAATCACCCCGAAGGGTGTGTTCAAGGACGTCGCCGACATCATGGAAGGCGCCACCGTGCCCGGCTCGCGCAGCAAGAAGCGCAAGGGCATGGCCAAGGCTGCCGAAGAAAGCGCCAAGTACGAAGCCGAACTGCGCTCGCCGAGCGAAATCACCAAGCGCATTCGGGCGCTGGAAGAGAAGATGTATCAGCTGGCGCGGGATCTGGAATTTGAAGCGGCGGCGCAGATGCGCGATGAGATTGCCAAACTTCGCGAGCGGCTGTTGGCGGTTTGA
- a CDS encoding MDR family MFS transporter: MMSVMLGAFMAVLDIQITNSSLKDIQGALSATLEEGSWISTSYLVAEIIMIPLTAWLVQLLSARRLAVWVSLGFLISSLLCSMAWSLESMIVFRAMQGFTGGALIPLAFTLTLIKLPEHHRAKGMAMFAMTATFAPSIGPTLGGWLTENWGWEYIFYINIPPGLIMIAGLMYGLEKKEAHWELLKSTDYTGILTLGVGLGCLQVFLEEGHRKDWLESNLIVTLGSIALLSLITFVIVQISKPNPLINLGILRNRNFGLSSISSLGMGVGLYGSIYLLPLYLAQIQNYNALQIGEVIMWMGVPQLFLIPLVPKLMKFVSPKWLCTLGFGLFGLASFSSGVLNPDFAGPQFNQIQIIRALGQPLIMVTISLIATAYILPQDAGSASSLFNILRNLGGAIGIALLATLLDARTKTYFDYLRESIVPTNPQVAERMASMTDRFGSDTAALGKMSEIVHQQALIMAYNDAFHFVGIALGISMLAILLTKKLPAGLKAGEAH, encoded by the coding sequence GTGATGAGCGTGATGCTCGGCGCCTTCATGGCAGTGCTCGACATTCAGATCACCAACTCTTCGCTCAAGGACATTCAGGGCGCGCTGTCGGCGACGCTGGAAGAAGGCTCGTGGATTTCTACCTCGTACCTGGTCGCGGAAATCATCATGATCCCGCTGACCGCGTGGCTGGTGCAGCTGCTCTCGGCGCGACGGCTGGCGGTGTGGGTGTCGCTGGGTTTTCTAATTTCATCCTTGCTATGTTCGATGGCCTGGAGCCTGGAGAGCATGATCGTCTTCCGCGCCATGCAGGGTTTCACCGGCGGCGCGCTGATTCCGCTGGCGTTCACCCTGACCCTGATCAAACTCCCCGAACACCACCGCGCCAAAGGCATGGCGATGTTCGCCATGACCGCGACCTTCGCCCCGTCCATCGGCCCGACACTGGGCGGCTGGCTCACGGAAAACTGGGGCTGGGAGTACATTTTCTACATCAACATCCCGCCGGGGCTGATCATGATCGCCGGGCTGATGTACGGGCTGGAAAAGAAGGAAGCGCACTGGGAACTGCTGAAAAGCACCGACTACACCGGGATTCTCACGCTGGGTGTCGGCCTCGGTTGTCTGCAGGTATTTCTCGAAGAAGGCCACCGCAAGGACTGGCTCGAATCAAATCTGATCGTGACCTTGGGCAGCATTGCCCTGCTGAGCCTGATCACCTTCGTCATCGTGCAGATTTCCAAACCCAATCCGCTGATCAACCTCGGCATTCTGCGCAATCGCAACTTCGGCCTGTCGAGCATTTCCAGCCTCGGCATGGGCGTCGGCTTGTATGGCTCGATTTATCTGCTGCCGCTGTACCTGGCGCAGATCCAGAACTACAACGCCCTGCAGATCGGCGAAGTGATCATGTGGATGGGCGTGCCGCAGCTGTTCCTGATTCCGCTGGTGCCGAAGCTGATGAAGTTCGTGTCGCCGAAGTGGCTGTGCACCCTTGGCTTTGGCTTGTTCGGGCTGGCGAGTTTTTCTTCGGGGGTGCTCAACCCGGATTTCGCCGGGCCGCAGTTCAATCAGATCCAGATCATCCGGGCGCTGGGTCAGCCGCTGATCATGGTCACCATTTCGCTGATCGCCACGGCGTACATCCTGCCGCAGGACGCGGGGTCGGCGTCGAGCCTGTTCAACATCCTGCGCAACCTTGGCGGCGCGATCGGCATCGCCCTGCTCGCCACGCTATTGGATGCGCGGACCAAGACCTACTTCGATTATCTGCGTGAGTCGATTGTGCCGACCAACCCGCAAGTGGCCGAACGCATGGCCTCAATGACCGACCGGTTTGGCAGCGACACCGCGGCGCTGGGCAAGATGAGCGAGATCGTGCATCAGCAGGCGCTGATCATGGCCTATAACGATGCGTTTCACTTTGTCGGGATTGCGCTGGGGATCAGCATGCTGGCGATTTTGTTGACCAAAAAATTGCCGGCGGGGTTGAAGGCTGGGGAAGCTCACTGA